TGATGTGGTGAACCGCGCTGGTCTGGGCATGGAAGTGATGCACGAGCGCAACGCTCACAACTTCCCGCTTGACCTGGCGGCCGCCACCGCCACCCCCGTGGCGCTGACCGCCCCGGCGATCGGTTGAGTCGCCTAGCGACCTCCATCGGTTGATTTCATCGCCCCCTCGAGAGAGGGGGCTTTTTCATGGGCCGCAGGGGAGCTGAACGGCCGCTCTCCCTGACAACCCCTCAGACTTGAAACAAACCCTGGGTTAACGGCTGGAAGAGGTCGTGATGCTGTTCTGCAGAAATGATGGCCTGGATGAATTCCTTCCCAGCGAAGGTAGGGCTGTTGTGTTGATGCGGAAGGCTCCAAAAAGCCGGTGATCGGACTTGAACCGACGACCTACTGATTACGAATCAGTTGCTCTACCACTGAGCTACACCGGCAGCGCCTTGAAACTAGCATTCGGAGATCGCTGCCCCCAGGCCCCAGCCATGGCACCAGGACCCCGGGCACCCTTGGATCCCGAGCTGCGTCAGCGGCTGCTGCAGGAGGCACGCACCCCCTGGCGCGGCCTGCGGCGTGCCCTCTGGCTGGCCTTCAGCGCTTCAGCCGCCGTGGGCCTGGCCACCATGGCGCTGAGGGCGAGCGCGGGCGGAGAGGTGGCCCTCAGCGATCTGGGCATCCAGGTGGGCGCCCTCGGCCTGTTCGGCCTGCTCCTCTGGCGCGATCGAGCTCATGACAAGGGGAAGGAACGTCCCTGAGCGCTTGGCTCGCCCCGGCCCGTGGGCGATGGCTTTAGCCCAGGGGGTTTGCTTCCCCCGGCTCGTTGGCCGGCCCCTCGGTTTCTTGATCTGTCCCTGGGCTTGCTTCGGCCCCATCGGTGATCTGAGCTGAGAGCTCATCGGCTTGGGCGATCTGGATTTCAGCGTCCTCGCCTGCATTGGCCTCGACTCCAGCAGAATCCTGGGCCTCCAGGACACTTGCTTCGAGCGCGCTTGGCCCCTGGGTTTCGCTCGCCAGTGGGTCGTCGGCTGATTCGGATCCAGATTCCAGTGCCGGTGCGTCCGGCTGAACGTTGTGGTGTTCACGGGAACCCTCAGCAGCGGCTGGTTCTTTGTCGCGCAGGGGATCAAACAGCAACAAGGGCAGCCCCAGGCTCAGGCGGCTCTGCTCCAGCTGGGCCAGGCTCAGCGGTGTGGCCCCGTCGACCAGGGCCTGATCGAGGCTGAGCAGGCGCAGGGCCTGCACCAGCTGCTGCCATTGCCACAGCATCAGCGCCAGCAGCGGCACGCTGAGCAGCAACACCACCAGCCGGCCACTGGCAGCGAAGGGCGAAAGGCCGGTGGCGAGGCCAGCCTGCTGATCGGCCCACCAGGTGAGGGGCAGCAGCAGGGCGGCTCCCGCGGCCCTGGAGAGCTGGAGCCCCAGCCCCGCTTGCAGGGCGCTCAGCCGCTGCTGCAGGGGCCGGCGTCCCCGCAGCGGCACCTGCACCAGCACCAGCGACCACAGATCCGGAGGCCGTTTCCAGAGCAGCACCGCCGGCAGCAGGGCGCCCAGCCCCCAGACCAGCAAACGCTCGAGCGCGGGAACCGGCCCAGGATCGGCCCCGGCCAGCAGGACCAGCAGCAGCAGCACCTCCAGGGGCAGGGCCGCCAGGCCCAGCAACTGGATCCAGAGCAGCGCTTCGCTCCGGGGGGTCACGTCAGCTGCTGAGCGTGCGGCGCTGGGTGACGAGCTTGTAGGCCTCCACCCGGTCGCCCTCCTGCCAGTTGGCGAAGCGATCGCAGCCGATGCCGCATTCGAAGCCCGTGGCCACCTCCTTGACGTCGTCCTTGTTGCGGCGCAGGGAGTCGAGGTCGCCCTGGTAGACGATCTCCTTGCCGCGGTGAACCCGCACCTTGGCGTTGCGTTGCAGCTTGCCGGTGGTGACGTAGCAGCCGGCCACGGCGCTCTTGCCGATGTTGAACACGACCCGCACCTCGGCTTCGCCCAGGGACTCCTCCACCAACTCGGGCTCCAGCAGACCCTCCATGGCCAGCTGGATGTCCTCGAGCAGTTTGTAGATGACGTCGTAGTCGCGCACGTCGACGCCCGTGGCGTCGGCGGCCCGCTTGGCACCAGGCGCCATCGAGGTGTTGAAGCCCACGATCACGGCGCCGGAGGCGGCCGCCAGATCGACGTCGGTTTCGGTGATCTCGCCCGGGGCGGAGAGCAGCACCCGCACCTGCACCTCGTCCTTGGGCAGTTGCTCGAGCGAACCAAGGATCGCCTCGACGCTGCCCTGCACATCGGCCTTGAGGATCAAGTTGAGCTCCTTGAGGTCCCCTTCTTTGACCTGACCGGACATGGAGGTGAGCGACACCCGGCGGGAGGCCATCTGCTGGGCGAGGCGTGTGGCCCGGGCGTCCGTGGCCCGTTCGCCCACCACCGAGCGGGCGGTCTTCTCGTCGGGGTAGACCTCGAACTCGTCGCCGGCGGTGGGCACTTCGCTGAAGCCCAGGGCTTCCACGGCGAAGGAGGGGCCGGCCTCCTTCAAGCGTTTGCCGGTGTCGTCGACCATGGCCCGCACCTTGCCGAGCACCGGACCGGCCGCCAGGACGTCACCCGCCCGCAGGGTGCCGTTCTGGATCAGCAGCGTGGCCACCGGGCCCTTGGCCTTGTCGAGGTGGGCTTCGATCACGGTGCCCTTGGCCATCCGGTCGGGGTTGGCCTGGAGGTCTTCGACCTCGGTGACCAACAGGATCATCTCCAGCAGCTTGTCGATGTTCTGCCCTTTGAGGGCGCTCACAGGCACCATCACGGTGTTGCCACCCCAGTCTTCGGCCACCAGCTCGAGGCCGGAGAGCTCCTGCATCACCCGCTCGGGCGAGGCGCCCTCCTTGTCGATCTTGTTGATCGCCACCACGATCGGCACCTCGGCGGCGCGGGCGTGGCTGATCGCTTCCAGGGTCTGGGGGCGAACGCCGTCGTCGGCGGCCACCACCAGCACAGCCACGTCGGTGACCTTGGTGCCCCGGGCGCGCATGGCGGTGAACGCCTCGTGGCCAGGGGTGTCGAGGAAGGTGATCTTGCGCTGTTCGCCGCCGTGGGGCACCACCACCTGGTAGGCACCGATGTGCTGGGTGATCCCACCGGCTTCCCCCGCAGCCACGCGGGTCTTGCGGATGGCATCGAGCAGGCTGGTCTTGCCGTGGTCGACGTGACCCATCACCGTGACCACCGGCGGCCGGCGGATCAGGTGCGCGAGGTCGCTGTCCTCGATCATTTCCACCGTCTTCTTGGCGGCTTCCTGGACGTCGTCTTCGAGCACCGGCACGCCGAATTCCTCAGCCACGGTCTCGATCGTGGAGAGATCGAGGGTCTGGGTGACGGTGGCGCTGATGCCCTTGAAGAACAGCGATTTGATGATCTCGGAGCTCTCGACGCCGAGGCGGTCGGCCAGCTCCTGCACCGTGAGGTTGCCCTCCGGCACGATCAGCATGTCGGGCCGCACCGCCTTGGCCTCGCGGGCCGCCCGCAGTTCCATGGCCCGGCGGCGCTGGCGCTGGCGTGTGGTTTCCTTCTTGCGTTTGCGCACCGCCACCGTGGGCTTGGCGGCGGCGGCGGCCTTGCTGCGGGGTTTGGCCGGTCGGGCCAGGCTGGCCTGGAGCACGAGCGCTTCCTGCTCACCGGCGAAGCCACCGGTTTCGGCGGTGAGCGCATCGTCGTTCTCGCCGATGATGTGCACCTTGGTGCGCAGTTTCTGGGGCGACTTGCTGCGCAGGGCCTCGAGCTTGGCGCTGTCGTCCCAATCGGGACGTCGGGCCTTGCCAGGGGCCTGGGGCGTGCGGAAGCCGGGGCGCTTGGGCGGCGCCGCCGGAGCCACACCGGCGGGCCGCGGCGGAGCGGCTTCACCGGGGTAGCCAGGTTCGCCACTGCCTGGGCGACGGGGCGGGGCGGCCACAGGACGGCTGCCGGGCTTCTGCAGCTGCATCAGCTCGCCAGGGGCCACCGGTTTGCGCATGCCCTGGGGCATGCCTGCCCTGATCGGGGCGTCCGCTCTGCTGCCACCGGCGGGGCCGGCCGCGTCGCGGCGGATCGGTTTGCCCACCAGCTCCAGGGGGCTGGGCTGGGGCCGACCGGGGGCACCGGGGCGACCCGGTGCGGGGCGGGGGGCGCCGCTGGAGGCCACGGGGCGCAGGGGCGCTGCGCTGGGGCGCTGGCCCAGGGGCTGGCGGCCGGCGGGGGGTGCGGGGCGCTGGCTGATGCCACTGCCTTGGCTGCCGCCAACGCTCGCACCGTCCGTTGGACCAGGCTGGCTGCGGCCGACCACCTGCGGTTTGCCGGCACCCACGGGGGTGGGGCGGGCCGGGGCGCCAGGGCGCTGGGGCGCTGGCGGGCGGGAGGACGGCGGGCTTGGCCGCGGGGAGGTGGGGGCCGGCCGGGGCATCGGTGCGCTGGCGGCGGGAGGAGCGGGCTTGGGGCTGGTGGCGGGTCGCACCACCGGCGGTTCGCTCTTGCGGATCTCGGGCTTGCGCACCTCCTGAGCCCGTGGCTCCTGAGTCCTTGGCTCCTGGGTCCGCAGCTCGGGCTTGCGGATCTCCGGTTTGCGGCTGACGGGGGCTGCCGGTGTCGCTGCGCTCTGGGCGGGAGCCGCTGATGGGGCCGGTGCCGCCGGGCGGGCCGGTTGGTTTGGGGCCGAAGGGGGCGCCATCACCAGTGGCGGCTTGGGCTTCGCCACCGGTGCCACGGGCGCGGTGGGGGCCGCCATGGCGCTGGGGCCGCTGGCCGCCTGGGCCGGGGCAGCCTTTTGCACGGAGAGGATCGCCTTGGGAGGA
The DNA window shown above is from Cyanobium sp. ATX 6F1 and carries:
- a CDS encoding DUF3493 domain-containing protein; translation: MAPGPRAPLDPELRQRLLQEARTPWRGLRRALWLAFSASAAVGLATMALRASAGGEVALSDLGIQVGALGLFGLLLWRDRAHDKGKERP
- the infB gene encoding translation initiation factor IF-2, giving the protein MTSSGKVRIYELSRDLGLENRDVLDAAEKLSIGARSHSSSISDDEAVRIRDLIQGGAKSAPRAGSVGAGGPPKAILSVQKAAPAQAASGPSAMAAPTAPVAPVAKPKPPLVMAPPSAPNQPARPAAPAPSAAPAQSAATPAAPVSRKPEIRKPELRTQEPRTQEPRAQEVRKPEIRKSEPPVVRPATSPKPAPPAASAPMPRPAPTSPRPSPPSSRPPAPQRPGAPARPTPVGAGKPQVVGRSQPGPTDGASVGGSQGSGISQRPAPPAGRQPLGQRPSAAPLRPVASSGAPRPAPGRPGAPGRPQPSPLELVGKPIRRDAAGPAGGSRADAPIRAGMPQGMRKPVAPGELMQLQKPGSRPVAAPPRRPGSGEPGYPGEAAPPRPAGVAPAAPPKRPGFRTPQAPGKARRPDWDDSAKLEALRSKSPQKLRTKVHIIGENDDALTAETGGFAGEQEALVLQASLARPAKPRSKAAAAAKPTVAVRKRKKETTRQRQRRRAMELRAAREAKAVRPDMLIVPEGNLTVQELADRLGVESSEIIKSLFFKGISATVTQTLDLSTIETVAEEFGVPVLEDDVQEAAKKTVEMIEDSDLAHLIRRPPVVTVMGHVDHGKTSLLDAIRKTRVAAGEAGGITQHIGAYQVVVPHGGEQRKITFLDTPGHEAFTAMRARGTKVTDVAVLVVAADDGVRPQTLEAISHARAAEVPIVVAINKIDKEGASPERVMQELSGLELVAEDWGGNTVMVPVSALKGQNIDKLLEMILLVTEVEDLQANPDRMAKGTVIEAHLDKAKGPVATLLIQNGTLRAGDVLAAGPVLGKVRAMVDDTGKRLKEAGPSFAVEALGFSEVPTAGDEFEVYPDEKTARSVVGERATDARATRLAQQMASRRVSLTSMSGQVKEGDLKELNLILKADVQGSVEAILGSLEQLPKDEVQVRVLLSAPGEITETDVDLAAASGAVIVGFNTSMAPGAKRAADATGVDVRDYDVIYKLLEDIQLAMEGLLEPELVEESLGEAEVRVVFNIGKSAVAGCYVTTGKLQRNAKVRVHRGKEIVYQGDLDSLRRNKDDVKEVATGFECGIGCDRFANWQEGDRVEAYKLVTQRRTLSS
- a CDS encoding low-complexity tail membrane protein produces the protein MTPRSEALLWIQLLGLAALPLEVLLLLVLLAGADPGPVPALERLLVWGLGALLPAVLLWKRPPDLWSLVLVQVPLRGRRPLQQRLSALQAGLGLQLSRAAGAALLLPLTWWADQQAGLATGLSPFAASGRLVVLLLSVPLLALMLWQWQQLVQALRLLSLDQALVDGATPLSLAQLEQSRLSLGLPLLLFDPLRDKEPAAAEGSREHHNVQPDAPALESGSESADDPLASETQGPSALEASVLEAQDSAGVEANAGEDAEIQIAQADELSAQITDGAEASPGTDQETEGPANEPGEANPLG